TGTGTCAGCACTTCTCTACATATTTCATTTTGATTTCCTCTTGACATTTTATTGTTTGGAGTACACTATATAAAAAAGTTAAAATTTTTGTATTCATGATATATGAATATTGCGCTCATTTTACGATTCATAATTATCATGAGAAGCTGGAAAGTTATCTGGGTTTTTTGAATTTTTCGGTTCTTCTCCGATGAGTAATAACTTTGATAAACCACAACTTCCACGATTGGCAGAAGGACATGAAAACCATATCCGCATACATCCTCGCACTTATTTTTACGGGTATAGTGGTCTCCGGTGCATCCGCAGCCAATCTTGACGGACATGTGCAATACCGTATCGTCAGTTATAGTTTCAGCAGTGATGATCTTTCGGGATATTCCGATTCAGTCGACCTCGGGCCCCTGCTCATTACCGGAACCACATCAGACATTCTCACCGACAGTGGAGCAGGATCATCGAAATTCGGGACAAGCGATCCACAAAACGTAACCGACATTTTCGCCGTTTCAGCTGATTTTTCAGCCACGCCGGATATCTCGTTGCGCGGTGCCTTCGGTATCACCAAGAATCGCTGGGACGCCTCCCTTGATCCCGATTACGATACCGGCTGGGAAGCCAATCTTGGGGTGATATATCAATTGTTCAACAATATTCGCTATGAGGTTCATTTCGGTTATATGGCAACCGGTGACCTTTTCAAGGAGAAGAACACCTACAGCGATGTAGAAAACATCATCATGATCAGCAATCAGTTGACCATGAGTTTCTAGTCATCCGGCTATGCCACATGCCACTTGCGAAGGCTACGCTTCCATAAGAAGGCTTGTCAATACGGGTTCGACGTGACCTTACGAACTCAATTACAATAATACTTTCGCCTTTTCTTCTTTCTTACTATAGCATCGTGGTTATCTGTTTTCTGAGAAGGTCTAATCTGGCCTAGAGACCACCGTGTCGACAGACATGGCGGCAGCATATCGTAGGGCTTTCCTATTTCGTGCAATTTCCTCCAAATCCCATCCGGTGATAGAATAGAACTCTTTTCTCCGTCTATTATTACCTTGGGGGTGACTATGTCCGGAAAGGCAACAAGTGATCCTTGCCGTATCTGTTGAAGGAATGAATCAAAATAAAGACAAGAATGCTCAAGGACCTGTTGCAACGGATCATACTTCTTCTCAAGGTCGGAAGAGTAAGGGATGACTCCCGATGGATCTAAAAATGTACATTGTATCGAATTCTCCCGAACCACGGGTTTTTTTGATCTATGACCAAATGTTTCGGATATCCAAAGAGCCAATGGGCCACTGTTTTCCTGAGCGTCCCTCACTAACTGATACGGCTTTTCCGTTGTTACATCTCCCAAATGGGCATGGAATATCACTTGATCCTTATACCTGCTTTCCATCTTAAGAATTTTAATGATCTTCAGACTGTCGTCACGAGATTCCTGTGATTGCTCAAAAGCGTGCATAGTCAAGCATCTTCCGCTTCCTACAAAAGGGACGCTTCCAGCGATTGATAAGATACCGGTCCCCGAGCCGAATTCACAACCTGTCACTTCCGCAGGCAAATCATCAGACGGTTTCAAATGGATTAGATGATGGACCAGAGCGGCCGTCGCTCGTATATCCAGGATACAATCGAGTGCGCCTAAATGGGCAGAATATCGCTTCAGTATCTTACCCAGATCATCCCCTTTGAGTATCTGCCGTTGCAATAGTTCATAGGGTTTTCGGCCCCGGCGTTCCCAATTGGCGGCTTTTGCATGAAGATCGCGGTTCTTCTTCATGACGCTTTTCAAACCGCTTTCATTCAGGTTAAAGAGGTTTTGAATGTAAAGACGTGTAAAGTCCGCGACCATTGAAGCCTCTTTTTCAAAAGATAAGGCTGTATCCCGCGAATCTACAAGATCATCATAGGCTTTGGCCATCAACACTTCAGGAGAGGGTCTTCTCTTCATAAACATCATCCAATATTTTTTGGCAGCATCTGAAAGTTTTGTGCGGTTTCCTCACCTACACAGCCTCATCTATATACTTTTTCCAGATATTTTTAAAGGACAAGGAAACTTTCACGAGAGAATCTTGACATTAATTTTTAAAATTGATGTCACTTTAAAAACCTGCCTGATAGCTCACTCGAAGCTTTCTGCGGTTTTTCATAGCCTCAATTATGTTATTTTCAAATTATCAGGCGCTACCAAGGTTTTGAGGAAAGCTTGTTGCAGTTTTTTGCTAAGGAGGTGGGCAAATCGCCTGACAGGATTACACGGCTCTACTTGACAAAGGTGCCCCTTCTGCATTAAAAGTTAAGAATATTTAATAAGTATTCTCAAAGATTTGCGCTTTCCAAAAGGAGTCAATGAGGAAACCATGTTTTCATCTTCCGACTACAATATTCTGATGTATTCCCACGATACTTACGGCCTGGGCCACATTCGCAGAACAATGGCCATTGCCAATCATCTTCGTGGTCCGAAAACCAACATCCTTATTCTTACGGGCTCCCCTATTGCCGGACGGTTTTCCTTTCCTGAACATGTCGATTTTGTCCGAATACCCGGTATGATCAAAAAGAAAAACAACGAATATTGTTCCCTCTCCATTCGGATCGACGCCAAACATGCCCTTAAAATCAGAACAGACATCATCAAAGCTACTGCTAAGACATTTCAACCTGATCTTTTTATTGTCGACAAAGAACCACTCGGACTGAAACGTGAAGTCTTGCCGACTCTGAAATGGCTTAAAAAAAGTTTGCCGGCAACTACCACTGTTCTGGGCTTGCGGGATATTCTCGACGAGGCCCGGATAATCCGTAAAGACTGGCAAAAAAAAGGAGTCTACCGCTACCTTGAGAATCTCTATGATGAGATATGGGTATATGGCGAACAGAAAATCTATAATCCAATTGAGCAGTATCAAATTCCGCCGCAGATAGACGGGAAGGTTGTCTTTACAGGCTATATTTCCAGAAAAAAAACAGATGCAGCTAACCGCGCCAAAATACGCAAGCAGTTCAGAATCTTTGATGATGATACATTTATACTGGTTACCACGGGGGGAGGCGGTGACGGCAGCGAAATACTGGAAAATTTTCTCTCCCTTCACGATGAGTATCCAGAGCCGCTACCATTTAAAAGCGTTATCATTACCGGACCTTTTATGCCCCGACAAAAACGGGAAGAATTCAGAATCAGAGCCGACAGGTGCGGAATTAAATTACTGCCTTTCCATCCCCGGCTCGAAGAGCTGATAAATGCGGCAGATCTTGTTGTTACCATGGGAGGCTACAATACACTCTGCGAGATACTTACGCAGCGAACGCCCGCACTGGTAGTCCCCAGGGAATCACCGCGTCTTGAACAGCTCATCCGGGCGGAATGCCTTCATGCCAGAGGACTTATCGAATATATTCCCTGGTCCGAAATCTCTCCCGGCCTACTGCGGGAAAAAATTATCTCCATGGTTTCCCAATCGTCAAAATACAAAAATGCAATGGAGAATTTTTCGCTCTCGGGTCTGGAAACCATGCGCCAGCGCGTAGAAGTGTTCAAAGGGAACAAAAAGCCTGACAGTATAGCGACCACTTCCTGACGATATCGGCCCTCAACAGAATTATCCATACATCCTATGCGCATTCAAAAAAAAATCGATAGTCACAATAAAACAAATGACAAACCCGTGCTGGGATACATCCTCAAGGGCTATCCGCGTATTTCAGAAACATTTATATCAAACGAAATACTCCTTCTCGAGAGCTATGGCTTTAAAATAGTGATCTTTCCAATGCGTCATCCGCGGGAATCTTTTTGCCACGAATCGGTAAAGCGTATTCAGGCCGAGGTGCATTATCTGCCAAGTCATCTTCTCGGGAATTTTTTCAAACTTATTCTTCCCAATATGGCTCTTGCCCTCAAATCTCCAAAACGTTATGGCCTTGCCATCCGTGTGGCGGCAAAACGTCTTGCACGGACAAAAAAAGCGGCAACATTCAAACATCTTTTCCAGGCAGGGTTCATGGTTAATAACCATATCATCAAGGATAGCGCTGTGCGGGTCGACCATCTACACGGCCATTTTGCCCATTCGCCAACCTCTGTGACCATGTTTGCCTCTCTGCTCAGCGGACTGTCATTCAGCTTCACCGCGCACGCCAAGGATATCTACACGTCGAACAAAGAGCAACTCAGGGAAAAAATAGAAAAGGCGCTCTTTGTAGTAACCTGCACCCGCTATAATGCCGAGTATCTTCAGAAAATTGCCGGTTCATCAAACACTCCCATTCATTGCGTCTATCACGGAGTGGATACCGGCCTTTTTCGCTCCCAGGAATCCAGAGAAAACTGCACTCCTCCGTTTACCTTGCTTACAATCGCCCGAATCACCGAAAAAAAGGGTCTACCCGTACTTTACAAGGCCTTGGCCAGATTAAAAAAACTGGGCATCGACTTTCACCATACACTCATCGGCGATGGTGATGACCGCAAAAAGATTCTTGATCTTATCAGTGAGCTTGATCTTACCGACAATTGTGTCTGGCTGGGCACGCAAACTCATGAAGAGGTACTCCGTCACTTTGAAAAGTGCGATCTTTTCCTTCTGAGCTCCCGCGTCGCTGCCGATGGCGACAGGGACGGCATCCCCAATGTTCTGGTGGAAAGTCTGGCCATGGGGGTTCCGGCTATTTCCACCGATGTCTCGGCTATCCCCGAACTGATCCGGCACCGGCACACCGGGCTCATTGTGCCTCCGGATAACAGTGAGGCAATAACCGATGCCATCATATCGCTCCTGAATGACTCCACACTCCGCAGCAAATGCATCAAGGAGGGTCGGAAGCTTGTTCTTGCCCAATTTGATAATGGCCGGCTTACCGCCAAGCTGGCCGATATTTTTACCGGACATGTCGGCGCACAAAAAATGGAGCGGTGAGATCATGGAAAGAGAAGAAAGTAGGGAGAATTTCTCAGCTGATACATGTTTTGGACTGCTGCGCCATGGTACCACACTGTGGAATGAAGAAAAACGCATCCAGGGAAGCCTGGATTCCAGGCTCAGTCTTGCCGGAAAGGAAAAAATGCATGATTGGGCTCGGTTTCTGGCTGCACAGCACTGGAGCAGGATACTGGCAAGTGATCTTGGCAGGGCAAAAGAGAGCGCGGCAATCCTCAATTCCATTATGAAAGTTCCCGTCACTTTTGAAAGCAGGCTTAGAGAGCAACACTGGGGAGAGTGGGAGGGGCGGAGGATCGAGGAGATTAGAGCCAAGTACTCAGAGGAGGTAGCACGACAGGTAGCTTCCGGCTGGGACTTCAGGCCGCCACTGGGAGAGAGCAGACGGGAAGTTCTTCAACGAAGCTGGATCGCTCTTCATGAGGCCTCACTGGCCTGGCCGCAGCAGAAAATCCTGATTGTCTGCCACCAGGGTATAATCAAATGCCTGATTTCCGATATTTTGCACACAAAATTCTTGCCGGACGCTCCCCCACAACTTGATCAAAATTCCCTGCACACCATAATTTTCCGCAACGGCAGTCTCCTCTGCAAGGAACTCAACATCTCTTTGGTATCATGAGAATCGCCTACTACTGCCAAAATGTTCTCGGCATCGGACATTTCCATCGGAGCCTTGAAATCTGTAAACAACTGGCCCGACTCCACAGGGTTACTATGATAACCGGTGGAGCATCTTTGCCGGGAAGCCGGTCCGATATCGACATCTCCTTTTTTCAGCTGCCGGGATTAATGATGGATTCCCGGTTCAACAATCTTGCTCCCTGTGATTCCAGCCAAACTCTAAATGAAACGAAGAAGCTTAGAGCCGAAATGCTCTATGGTTTTTTCCAAAGCTACAAGCCGGATGTATTCCTGATAGAACTCTACCCCTTTGGCAGAAAAGCATTTCGTTTTGAGCTCGATCCGGTTTTAGAGAGCATTAAAAAAGGGCACCTGTCCCCTTGCCTCTGCTTCTGCAGCCTACGAGACATTCTGGTGGAACGGCATGACAGCACAAAATTTGAGAATAGAATCATTGCCACTCTTAACTCTCATTTTGACGGATTATTGATCCATGGGGATCAAAATCTCATTTCCCTTGATCAAACCTTCAGCAGGGTTAGCGATATAACAGTTCCCATTGCCTACACCGGATATGTTACCCCTCCCGTTCCCGATCTCGACCGCGTTCGGCTTCGGAAAAATCTTGGAATTGAAAAAGATACACGTCTTATTGTTGCCAGTATCGGCGGCGGCAATGTTGGCACCGAACTCCTTTTTGCAGTGGCGGAATCTCTTCGGTTCATAGACGATAAATCCTTGTCGCTTCACATTTTCACCGGTCCTTACGCCTCGCAGTCGGTCTATGATTCTCTCAGAAATTCTTCCGACAAAAGAATCAAAGTGGAACGCTTTACCCCGCATTTCACCGACTGGCTCCTGGCTGCGGATCTGTCAGTATCGATGGCAGGCTATAACACCACCATGAATATTCTCTCGACGGGAGTCCCTTCGCTGCTTTACCCCTTCAGCCACAACAGTGAACAATCTCTAAGGATCGGCAAACTTCAAAAAATGGCGCCATTAACAATTCTAAAAGGTGACGAGCTATCTCCCGACAGACTCGCCGCTCTCATTCTTGGCAGGCTTGCAGAAAAACGATTCAATCCCCCAATTCGTCTTGATGGCGCGCAAATCACTGTCACCATTGTGGAGCAATGGTACCAAGCCATGAGGGAGAAGTAATGCGCTATAAGATATCTTCTCTTTACTCTTCCCCCATTCCACACCTGAGCACGAAACTGGGTAATTCCATAGAGTCAGGACTGACTGCGGGTAACGGTTCAGCCGTTGTTTTTTTTCGGGCGGACGATATCGGAGTTCCGTCGCAACAGTTTTTTGAGATGATCTCGCTTTTTATAAAACATGATATGCCGCTTTGCCTTGCAGTCGTACCCACATGGTTGACAGAGAGACGCTGGCACAGACTTAAAGAGGCTACCGCCGGTGCAAGACTGTGCTGGCATCAGCATGGCTGGCGGCATGCCAACCATGAATATTCCGGTAAAAAGCAGGAATTCGGCGACAGCCGTCCTGCAGAGGACCTGCAGAGGGATCTTCTCAGAGGCAGGGAAAGGCTGTCTCAGCTTATCGGCTCTGAATTTTTCCCCTTCTTTACTCCTCCCTGGAACAGATGTGGTGAAAAGACATTGGCACTACTGCAAGAATTTGACTTCAGAGGAATATCAAGAAGCTCCGGTGCGATACCATCGGCAACGGATCTGCCGGATTTTCAGGTAAATGTCGATCTTCATACTGGAAAGGAGCAGGAGCCTGAATTGTCGCTGCACCTCCTGCTCATGCAACTCAGCCGTTCCATGACTTACGGTACTTCCGGGATAATGCTTCATCACCAGCTCATGAATAGTCAGGCACTGCTGTTACTCGATCAACTGCTGCAGTCAGTTCGTGACTTCAAGAGCTTACAGCCCCTCCAATTCCAGGATATGAGCACAGCCTGACTCAAGAAACAGCTCACGATCGTGTCCTAAAACCAAATACGTGACAACGGCACCATTTTTTGGGATAATAATTACTATTGTAATGTTAACTCTTAATGTTAATAATCATTCTCAGGGAGGATCTGCATGAAACGCTTACAAAGACTACCCCTGAAAGTGTCCTTTGGTATTGCCTATAAAAGTATTCGGGTTCGTTTTTTCCGATCACTCATTACCACTTTGAGCCTGATGCTTGCCGTGGCATTTCTCTCCTTCACCCAAATCAGCAACGACATTGCTCAGTCTTTGCTTGTACTTGGCGATGCGGAGCTTTTGGGCAAACTGACCCGACTTGGATATGACATCGACCCAGAAACGTTAAGCGCTACGGGCTCTCCCAAGCAACGCTGGATTGTCTTTCTTTCTCTGCTGGTCTGTATCGTCGGCATTATCAATGCACAACTGATGTCGGTTACCGAACGTTTTCGAGAAATTGGAACCATGAAATGCCTTGGCGCCCTGGATGGATTCGTAGTTGTACTTTTCATCATCGAGGCGGCGATAGAAGGACTTGCCGGGGCGGTGATCGGTGCATTTTTGGGAATACTCTCCGCGCTTCTTACCGGAATCAGTCGGTTTGGCGTGATCTCCGTCACGGCATTATCATGGTGGGAAGTCGGAAATTCTCTGGTGATCGCTGTATTGATCGGTACGTCTCTCAGTCTTTTGGGAGCATTATATCCCGCATTGCTGGCAGCCAGAATGCAGCCGGTTGAGGCCATGCGGGTAGAGCAGTAATCATAAAATCACGACTCAAATTGGACTTGAGGAAAAACCATGGCATCAAAAAACGTAGTCCGGGTGACGGGAGTGACCAAGGACTTCGACCTGGGCAAAATAGTCGTCCCGGTTCTCAAAGGTATAGATCTTGAAATATCCACGGGACATTATATATCCATTATGGGTCCATCAGGCTCCGGCAAATCAACGCTTTTCAACATGATCGGGGGGCTCGACAAACCAACATCCGGAAAAGTGTTTATCGATGAAGTCGATATCGCCCAACTCGATGCCTATGAACTGGCCTGGCTGCGCTGCCGCAAAATCGGTTATATTTTTCAAACCTTCAATCTTATTCCGGTAATGACCGCCCTGGAGAATGTCACCCTGCCCATGACCTTTGCCGGCACTCCCAATGAGGCGGCAACAAAAAAAGGGATGGAACTTCTCCATCTTGTGGGATTGGATGGCCGTCATTCCCACAGGCCCTCTGAACTCTCCGGCGGACAACAGCAAAGGGTTGCCGTGGCGCGCGCCCTGGCTAATGATCCGGCCATTATCCTCGCTGACGAGCCCACCGGGAACCTGGATCTGACCACGGGAGAAGACATCATCACTTTGCTGAAACAACTCTCCAGTAACAGAGGTGTCACCGTCATTTCAGCGACACATGATTACAAAATGCTCAATGTCTCCGACAAGGTTATCTGGATCAGAGACGGCAAGATAGAGAAAATTCAGGATCGCGATGAACTTGATATACAAACAGGGAAAGTGGAAAATACCAGCGAAAACTAAACCGCTCTCCCGAAAAATTGTTTTTCAATACATAAACCACTACTCGTCCATAAAAGCCATGAGTAGCTACTTAAATTGAAAATGATACCGATACGGAAAATACTCTTATTCCTCCTTGGGGTTCTATTCATGCTGCAAAGCCAGGTTTTGGCCGAAGACAGCAGCCACAAAAGCCTGGTTAAGGAGCTCACCCTCTTCGGTGATCGAAGTACCGGCAGTACGGGAAACAGCAGGGCAGCGGCTTTTATATTCAACCACTTCGAGAAACTTGGGTTTTCTCCACAGCACCATTCTTTTACCGTTCCCGTACGAAAAGTACATGATGCATCAATGCAGCTCGGAGAGGATAGCATTGCTCTCCAACCGTTTTTATATAACGCCATAACTCCCCAGGGTATAGACGGCACGCTTACGGGACCACTTTATTACGTTGCTTCCGGTACCATGCCGGAACTGAGTGGAAAACCCATAAAAGACAGTATCGTCCTGATGGACTTCGACTCCGGACTGAACTGGCAGACAGCAGCCTCCCTGGGAGCCAAAGCCGCCATTCTGGTAGATAAGGGTAATATCAAAGGCAGACATTTCTTTGAAGAGAAAACGGAACTTTCACCCATTCAGTTTCCCATATTCTGGATTACCGAGCAGGAGGCGGTTTCTCTTTTCGGCGATTTGACGGAGAGCACCTCCCCTGTCGCCGAATCCATCACCCTGCACTCTGCAGTGGAGTGGCAGGAGACGATCGGCCAAAATATCTACTGCTTCGTCGAAGGCAACGACCCAAGCCTTCGGGATGAGCTGCTCGTCATCGATGCTTTTTATGACAATTCCGTCTTCCTGCCGGGGCAGGCGCCGGGAGCGGATGAAGCGACCTCCATAGTTACTCTTTTAAAAACCGCAGAACACCTGAGCCGCGCTCCCCCGGGCCGCTCTATCCTGCTCCTGGCCAGCAGCGGTCATAGTGAAGCACTTGCCGGTTTCCGGGAACTCATCTGGTCCCTGCAGTCCAAAGAAAAGGATCTTTCAGGTTATCATAAGCTGCTGATGCATGATATTGAGCAGGCACAGAGTTATCTTGAGGAGCTCGCCTCAGTTGATTTTCCCCTTGCCGTCGACCAGGAGCGCGACAACCGTCTGAAAGAAGCTGTTGACAACACCCTGAAGGCCTCCATAGATCAAGTAACCCGGGAACTCGTCAATCTGCGCCTCAACCGGGAAGCTGCCGAGAACAAGGAAAAAATAGACAAGTTGGTGGAGAGACGGTTCGCCCTGCGACAACTCAGCTGGAAGAGACGATTCGATGATCTCGATAAACGGGAAATCACACTGTTCGAGGAACTTATTCCCGCGACCATTGCTGAACATGAAAAGATTATCGACCTCCGCAAAAAACACCTCGAGGTATTTGAGACAAGCCTGGCCTTCCGGGAAAATATAGAAAAATACCGCATAGCCGCCTTTATCTCGCTGCATCTTTCCAGTCACGGCACCGGCATAGGCGGCTTCCACGAAGGCTGGCTTTATCAGCTCAAACCTAATATCAACCGTACCGGAATATACAGTGCCGCTGGAGATGCCATGCGGCAGTTCGCCCAACAAAGTGGCAGTTCCACACCCTACATAGATTCTCTCAGCCCCTCGAGGATGCGTACCTGGGACACCTGGTTTCTCGGAACCCCCTTCCACGGTGGAGAGGTAAGCTCGCTGGCCGGATATCTGGGGTTCACCCTGGCGACCATCGGCGACGCCAGGCATTTATGGGGCACTCCCTGGGATACTTTCGATTCAGTGGACTGGAAGGCTCTGGTTGAACAGGAAAAGCTGGTAACATATCTTGTCGGCGAACTGAGCAGGGTAGAAAATCTTAGCACGGGCAGGATGCCGAGAAACGGTTTTTCAACAGTCACCGGAAGGGCCAATCTTTTGCTCCAGGGAGAACTCTTTGCCGATTATCCGGCACAGGGCACCACAATCATGGCCTTCCAGGGACAAGCCCGGTTTTACGCCACCGTCGATAGCGGCGGCACCTTCCATCTCAAAGGCGTTGCCGACAGTAAAAACGTAGTGGATAAGGTAATCATCGAAGGGTACCGTTTCGATGGCACGGCAGGCCGGGTGAAATGGGCCATAGATAAAAATGAAACCGACAAGGATAATTACAGATTGAAAATCAGGCGGGAGAATACCAATACCGACCTGACCCTCTTCAGCTGCACGGAAACCACTATTTTCGATCTTCTCGAACCCCGGAACTTCAATTATCTCACAAAAATAGACCTTCTTGATGGTCGTCGGGATGCTCCGCCGACGCATTACTGGTACAGCCGCATCGATACCCGCTCATCGATCATTTCCTCGATTTACACCGAACCCGGAACCTGGCTTAAATTGACACTTTCCGATACCGTTCTTACCCGGAAACTCCTGCTGACAAACAGTACGGAAAAATCTCCCCTCGGCTACGGCTATCCTGTCAACACCTACTCCTCCATTCCCAACACCAGCTATCATGCTGCAGAAGATATCTGGACGCTGCTTAAACCGCGCATCAACAACCTGGAGAAACACGGCATTGTGGACCCTCAGGTAAACGCCCTTGAAAAGAAAGGTCTCGCCGCACTGGAAAAAAGCAGACGTGCTCTCGATGACATGGACTATGGAACTTTTAAAGAATCCACGCTCCAGGCACTGGCACTGGCCGGCAGGGTTTACGTGCAGGTCGAAAAAACTCAGAAAGACGTGCTCTTCGGCGTCCTTTTCTACATTGCCCTCTTCGTCCCCTTTTCCTTCTGCCTTGAGCGCTTTCTTTTCAATTATGCCAATATATACAAGCGAATCAGTGCATTTACCGCCATACTGGTGATTCTGATTAGTGTCATCTATAACGTGCACCCTGCCTTCCAACTGGCTTACAGCCCCATGGTGGTGATCCTGGCTTTTTTTATTATAGGCCTCTCTCTAATGGTGAGTTTCATTGTTTTTTCACGGTTTGAAGAAGAGATGATTATACTGCAGAGGCATGCAAGCCATAAACGCCCCTCCGAGATAAGCCGATGGAAGGCTTTTGTCGCCGCCTTCTTTCTGGGTGTATCCAATTTGCGCAGGCGGCGGCTGCGCACAATCCTGACCTGTCTGACCCTGATCATTCTCACGTTCACCATCATGAGTTTTACTACGGTCAAATCCAGCCTGAAAGCGAACAAACTGCTGTTCCAGGAAGATGCGCCCTATGCAGGACTGCTCATCAAATCCTTCAATTGGCAAAGCCTGCCGAGACAGGCGGAAACGGCAATGTCGGCAGGAAGTGCAGACAGGACAACCGCCGCCCGGATATGGCTGGAGGGAAGAAGCATGACCCGGCCGGTGCAGGTTCCCCTCTATCACCAGGAAAACACGGTTGAACTTAGGGGACTGATCGGTATGGACCCGGCCGAAAGGAAGATATCGGCAATCGACTCCATCCTGACTTCGGGAAGATGGTTCACGAGCGAGGACAGGTATGCCATCCTCCTGGGAGACAGCTCCACCGCCCGCCTTGGTCTGAAAGCAGAAGAGCTGCCGCAGACCGTCTATCTCTGGGGCATGGAATTTACTGTTATCGGCACCTTTTCAGGATCACGGCTCGATGCCATAACCGATCTTGATGGTGAACCACTTACCCCGGTCACCTTTCCCGAGGAGGTTTCCACCGAACTCTCCGAAGTCGAGCAGGAAGCCATGGTATCGGGGGAAGACGTCCGCTCTCTGCAGAGCAGATACCGGCATATCGCCGGCAATCAGGTTGCAGTCATTCCCGCAAAAACCCTTTACGCCATGGGGGGATCGTTAAAAAGCGTAGCCATCAAACCCGGTGCAGGCAGAGATATTCAGGAGATTGCCTCACGCCTGGTGGAGCGTTTCAGCCTGCCGATATTTGCAGGAGATGCCAGTGGTGTCTGGTTCTTCTCTCCCAGCAACACCCTGAGTTACAGCGGTGTTCCGAATATCCTGATTCCTCTGATCATCTCTGTTTTTATTGTGCTAAACACCATGATCAGCTCCGTCTATGAGCGAAAAAACGAGATTGCTGTCTACACCTCCGTGGGGCTCGCCCCTTCGCATGTCTCCTTTCTTTTTATAGCGGAAGCCATGGCCCTTGCGGTCATATCCGTCGTCTTTGGCTATCTGCTGGCACAGGTATCGGCTGCACTTTTTTCCACAACACCTTACTGGGCTGGAATAACAGTTAATTATTCGTCACTTGCCGGAGTCGCGGCGATGATCCTCA
This Desulfopila inferna DNA region includes the following protein-coding sequences:
- a CDS encoding glycosyltransferase family protein produces the protein MFSSSDYNILMYSHDTYGLGHIRRTMAIANHLRGPKTNILILTGSPIAGRFSFPEHVDFVRIPGMIKKKNNEYCSLSIRIDAKHALKIRTDIIKATAKTFQPDLFIVDKEPLGLKREVLPTLKWLKKSLPATTTVLGLRDILDEARIIRKDWQKKGVYRYLENLYDEIWVYGEQKIYNPIEQYQIPPQIDGKVVFTGYISRKKTDAANRAKIRKQFRIFDDDTFILVTTGGGGDGSEILENFLSLHDEYPEPLPFKSVIITGPFMPRQKREEFRIRADRCGIKLLPFHPRLEELINAADLVVTMGGYNTLCEILTQRTPALVVPRESPRLEQLIRAECLHARGLIEYIPWSEISPGLLREKIISMVSQSSKYKNAMENFSLSGLETMRQRVEVFKGNKKPDSIATTS
- a CDS encoding ABC transporter ATP-binding protein, translated to MASKNVVRVTGVTKDFDLGKIVVPVLKGIDLEISTGHYISIMGPSGSGKSTLFNMIGGLDKPTSGKVFIDEVDIAQLDAYELAWLRCRKIGYIFQTFNLIPVMTALENVTLPMTFAGTPNEAATKKGMELLHLVGLDGRHSHRPSELSGGQQQRVAVARALANDPAIILADEPTGNLDLTTGEDIITLLKQLSSNRGVTVISATHDYKMLNVSDKVIWIRDGKIEKIQDRDELDIQTGKVENTSEN
- a CDS encoding histidine phosphatase family protein — translated: MEREESRENFSADTCFGLLRHGTTLWNEEKRIQGSLDSRLSLAGKEKMHDWARFLAAQHWSRILASDLGRAKESAAILNSIMKVPVTFESRLREQHWGEWEGRRIEEIRAKYSEEVARQVASGWDFRPPLGESRREVLQRSWIALHEASLAWPQQKILIVCHQGIIKCLISDILHTKFLPDAPPQLDQNSLHTIIFRNGSLLCKELNISLVS
- a CDS encoding polysaccharide deacetylase family protein, producing the protein MRYKISSLYSSPIPHLSTKLGNSIESGLTAGNGSAVVFFRADDIGVPSQQFFEMISLFIKHDMPLCLAVVPTWLTERRWHRLKEATAGARLCWHQHGWRHANHEYSGKKQEFGDSRPAEDLQRDLLRGRERLSQLIGSEFFPFFTPPWNRCGEKTLALLQEFDFRGISRSSGAIPSATDLPDFQVNVDLHTGKEQEPELSLHLLLMQLSRSMTYGTSGIMLHHQLMNSQALLLLDQLLQSVRDFKSLQPLQFQDMSTA
- a CDS encoding glycosyltransferase family protein: MRIAYYCQNVLGIGHFHRSLEICKQLARLHRVTMITGGASLPGSRSDIDISFFQLPGLMMDSRFNNLAPCDSSQTLNETKKLRAEMLYGFFQSYKPDVFLIELYPFGRKAFRFELDPVLESIKKGHLSPCLCFCSLRDILVERHDSTKFENRIIATLNSHFDGLLIHGDQNLISLDQTFSRVSDITVPIAYTGYVTPPVPDLDRVRLRKNLGIEKDTRLIVASIGGGNVGTELLFAVAESLRFIDDKSLSLHIFTGPYASQSVYDSLRNSSDKRIKVERFTPHFTDWLLAADLSVSMAGYNTTMNILSTGVPSLLYPFSHNSEQSLRIGKLQKMAPLTILKGDELSPDRLAALILGRLAEKRFNPPIRLDGAQITVTIVEQWYQAMREK
- a CDS encoding ABC transporter permease gives rise to the protein MKRLQRLPLKVSFGIAYKSIRVRFFRSLITTLSLMLAVAFLSFTQISNDIAQSLLVLGDAELLGKLTRLGYDIDPETLSATGSPKQRWIVFLSLLVCIVGIINAQLMSVTERFREIGTMKCLGALDGFVVVLFIIEAAIEGLAGAVIGAFLGILSALLTGISRFGVISVTALSWWEVGNSLVIAVLIGTSLSLLGALYPALLAARMQPVEAMRVEQ
- a CDS encoding glycosyltransferase family 4 protein, producing MRIQKKIDSHNKTNDKPVLGYILKGYPRISETFISNEILLLESYGFKIVIFPMRHPRESFCHESVKRIQAEVHYLPSHLLGNFFKLILPNMALALKSPKRYGLAIRVAAKRLARTKKAATFKHLFQAGFMVNNHIIKDSAVRVDHLHGHFAHSPTSVTMFASLLSGLSFSFTAHAKDIYTSNKEQLREKIEKALFVVTCTRYNAEYLQKIAGSSNTPIHCVYHGVDTGLFRSQESRENCTPPFTLLTIARITEKKGLPVLYKALARLKKLGIDFHHTLIGDGDDRKKILDLISELDLTDNCVWLGTQTHEEVLRHFEKCDLFLLSSRVAADGDRDGIPNVLVESLAMGVPAISTDVSAIPELIRHRHTGLIVPPDNSEAITDAIISLLNDSTLRSKCIKEGRKLVLAQFDNGRLTAKLADIFTGHVGAQKMER